The Terracoccus luteus genome includes a region encoding these proteins:
- a CDS encoding PHP domain-containing protein, translated as MEQPAALQAPMSPIDALRRVCFLLERGRESSYRIDAFRRTIEAITLVGDDELRERVEAGTLKQIKGVGDSSAAIIGQAVLGVVPAYLTTVEEKHGEPLTRDGAELYAALRGDLHAHSNWSDGGSPIEEMVLAAVTLGQEWLALTDHSPRLKVANGLSRERLTDQLARVDAINASLGDSFRLLKGIEVDINLDGSLDQEDDMLDRLEVVTASVHSKLRQPAFEMTPRMLAAVRNPRTNVLGHCTGQLVTGGRGTRPQSQFDAEKVFTACLENDVAVEINSRPERCDPPDELIEIARDLGCLFTIDSDAHAPGQLDMKSLGCARAEQHGIPAERIVTTWPLDDVLTWARG; from the coding sequence ATGGAGCAGCCCGCCGCCCTGCAGGCCCCGATGAGCCCGATCGACGCCCTGCGCCGCGTGTGCTTCCTGCTCGAGCGGGGGCGCGAGAGCAGCTACCGCATCGACGCCTTCCGGCGCACGATCGAGGCCATCACGCTCGTCGGCGACGACGAGCTGCGCGAACGGGTCGAGGCGGGAACCCTCAAGCAGATCAAGGGGGTCGGCGACTCGAGCGCCGCGATCATCGGCCAGGCCGTGCTTGGGGTCGTGCCCGCCTACCTCACCACCGTCGAGGAGAAGCACGGCGAGCCGCTGACCCGCGACGGGGCCGAGCTGTACGCGGCGCTGCGGGGCGACCTGCACGCCCACTCGAACTGGAGCGACGGCGGCAGCCCCATCGAGGAGATGGTGCTCGCCGCGGTGACGCTCGGGCAGGAGTGGCTGGCCCTCACCGACCACTCCCCGCGCCTCAAGGTCGCCAACGGGCTGAGCCGCGAGCGCCTCACCGACCAGCTGGCCCGGGTCGACGCCATCAACGCGAGCCTCGGCGACTCGTTCCGACTGCTCAAGGGCATCGAGGTCGACATCAACCTCGACGGCTCTCTCGACCAGGAAGACGACATGCTCGACCGGCTCGAGGTCGTCACCGCGTCGGTGCACTCCAAGCTGCGCCAGCCCGCCTTCGAGATGACCCCACGCATGCTCGCCGCCGTGCGCAACCCCCGCACCAACGTCCTCGGCCACTGCACCGGTCAGCTCGTCACCGGCGGGCGCGGCACCCGCCCGCAGTCGCAGTTCGACGCCGAGAAGGTCTTCACGGCCTGCCTCGAGAACGACGTCGCGGTCGAGATCAACAGCCGCCCCGAGCGCTGCGACCCGCCCGACGAGCTCATCGAGATCGCCCGCGACCTGGGCTGCCTCTTCACCATCGACTCCGACGCCCACGCCCCCGGCCAGCTCGACATGAAGAGCCTCGGCTGCGCGCGAGCCGAGCAGCACGGCATCCCGGCCGAGCGCATCGTCACGACGTGGCCCCTCGACGACGTCCTGACGTGGGCGCGCGGCTGA
- a CDS encoding RNA polymerase sigma factor: MRRRDEAAFAAFVTERQTMLRRRAYLLCGSWADGDELVQEALARVYVAWPRIAPGAETAYTRTTMMNLFLNDRRKKRREVLTDEPPEPQAATQTGPDRELALTLGGMLDDLPDAQRAVLVLRFWEDLTVPQIATATGVAEGTVKSQISRAVAALRHRLVDPPTDLATGGAGVAT, from the coding sequence ATGAGACGCAGGGACGAGGCAGCCTTCGCCGCCTTCGTCACGGAGCGGCAGACGATGCTGCGCCGCCGCGCCTACCTGCTCTGCGGCAGCTGGGCCGACGGTGACGAGCTCGTGCAGGAGGCCCTGGCGCGCGTCTACGTCGCCTGGCCCCGCATCGCGCCCGGCGCCGAGACCGCCTACACGAGGACCACGATGATGAACCTCTTCCTCAACGACCGCCGCAAGAAGCGGCGCGAGGTGCTCACCGACGAGCCACCCGAGCCCCAGGCCGCGACCCAGACCGGGCCCGACCGCGAGCTCGCCCTCACCCTCGGCGGGATGCTCGACGACCTGCCCGACGCGCAGCGGGCCGTGCTCGTCCTCCGCTTCTGGGAGGACCTCACCGTTCCTCAGATCGCCACCGCCACCGGCGTGGCCGAGGGCACCGTCAAGAGCCAGATCTCGCGGGCGGTCGCCGCCCTGCGCCACCGGCTCGTCGACCCGCCGACCGACCTCGCCACCGGCGGAGCGGGGGTGGCGACATGA
- a CDS encoding NUDIX domain-containing protein → MTWPVESTREVYANRWITVREDAVVRPDGGRGVYGVVTINQPAVFVVALTDDDEIVLVTVDRHTVGRSVEVPAGGTDGEDPLVAAKRELLEETGLLADSWRPVGTMAALNGICEAPEHVYLATGLRTADGAALTDGLGSDGLGGDGDGLGGDGQDEEGISEVRRVPVAHVLEMVRDGEITDGETVASLLYALLALGRVG, encoded by the coding sequence GTGACCTGGCCCGTCGAGTCGACCCGCGAGGTGTACGCCAACCGGTGGATCACCGTTCGTGAGGATGCCGTTGTGCGCCCCGACGGCGGACGCGGCGTCTACGGGGTCGTGACCATCAACCAGCCGGCCGTCTTCGTCGTGGCCCTGACCGACGACGACGAGATCGTGCTCGTCACCGTCGACCGCCACACCGTCGGTCGGTCCGTCGAGGTACCGGCCGGCGGCACCGACGGGGAGGACCCGCTCGTGGCCGCGAAGCGCGAGCTGCTCGAGGAGACAGGGCTGCTCGCCGACTCGTGGCGCCCGGTCGGCACGATGGCTGCGCTCAACGGCATCTGCGAGGCTCCCGAGCACGTGTACCTCGCCACCGGGCTGCGCACCGCCGACGGCGCCGCCCTCACGGACGGCCTCGGCAGCGACGGTCTCGGCGGTGACGGCGACGGCCTCGGCGGCGACGGCCAGGACGAGGAGGGCATCAGCGAGGTGAGGCGGGTGCCGGTGGCCCACGTGCTCGAGATGGTGCGCGACGGCGAGATCACCGACGGCGAGACGGTCGCGTCGCTGCTCTACGCGCTGCTCGCCCTCGGCCGGGTGGGCTGA
- a CDS encoding methylated-DNA--[protein]-cysteine S-methyltransferase, which yields MTDNLIDALEQGPDPAAREADHAHVTELTVQLGDRASAEGDVDVVHRLVDSPLGPLLVAATDRGLVRVAFDEVEGHESVLESLVRSYGPRVLPARSRLDIVHRQLDAYFVGDRHHFDVPLDLRRTSGFRATVLDHLREIPYGTTETYATVATASGSPKAVRAVGTACATNPLPVVVPCHRVVRSDGGLGGYLGGVEAKRALLDLEGA from the coding sequence ATGACCGACAACCTCATCGACGCCCTCGAGCAGGGCCCTGACCCCGCGGCACGAGAGGCCGACCACGCCCACGTCACGGAGCTGACCGTGCAGCTCGGCGACCGCGCGTCCGCTGAGGGCGACGTCGACGTCGTGCACCGGCTCGTCGACTCCCCCCTCGGGCCGCTCCTCGTCGCCGCCACCGACCGCGGGCTCGTCCGGGTCGCCTTCGACGAGGTCGAGGGGCACGAGTCCGTCCTCGAGTCCCTGGTCCGCTCCTACGGCCCTCGGGTCCTGCCGGCGCGCAGCCGGCTCGACATCGTCCACCGCCAGCTCGACGCCTACTTCGTCGGCGACCGACACCACTTCGACGTCCCCCTCGACCTGCGGAGAACCAGCGGGTTCCGGGCCACGGTGCTCGACCACCTCCGCGAGATCCCCTACGGCACGACGGAGACGTACGCGACGGTGGCCACGGCATCCGGCAGCCCGAAGGCGGTGCGCGCCGTCGGCACCGCCTGCGCGACGAACCCCCTGCCCGTCGTCGTGCCGTGCCACCGGGTCGTGCGCAGCGACGGGGGTCTCGGGGGCTACCTGGGGGGCGTCGAGGCGAAGCGGGCCCTGCTCGACCTCGAGGGCGCCTGA
- a CDS encoding RNA polymerase sigma factor, whose product MEHPFEQTVRDHGDVVLRVCRAVVGPADADDAWSETFLAALKAWPTLPDDTNVRAWLVTVAHRKAVDVTRTRARRAVPVDELPDRPGRPDEQPHTALPDDALWSALARLPPKQRACVAYHHVAGLPHADVAAVVGGTAAAARRAAADGIAALRATYPTEGG is encoded by the coding sequence ATGGAGCACCCGTTCGAGCAGACCGTCCGCGACCACGGCGACGTGGTGCTGCGTGTCTGCCGGGCCGTCGTCGGGCCGGCGGACGCCGACGACGCCTGGAGCGAGACGTTCCTGGCCGCCCTCAAGGCGTGGCCCACGCTGCCCGACGACACGAACGTCCGGGCGTGGCTCGTCACCGTCGCGCACCGTAAGGCCGTCGACGTCACCCGCACGCGGGCTCGCCGGGCCGTACCGGTCGACGAGCTGCCCGACCGGCCCGGGCGACCCGACGAGCAGCCGCACACGGCCCTGCCCGACGACGCCCTGTGGTCGGCGCTGGCGCGGCTGCCCCCGAAGCAACGGGCCTGCGTGGCCTACCACCACGTCGCCGGGCTGCCCCACGCCGACGTCGCCGCCGTCGTCGGCGGCACAGCCGCGGCAGCCCGCCGTGCCGCGGCCGACGGCATCGCCGCCCTGCGGGCGACCTACCCGACCGAAGGAGGCTGA
- a CDS encoding VOC family protein, whose amino-acid sequence MSETPDTTATTPKAVADVRGLSHVRLTVTDIARSKEFYSRLFGAAPALDHSDEVDDPSVRADPQRFYGGCVYAIGDHLLGLRPVAEAGDRFDSTRVGLDHVSFQVGSVSDLEDAVRRLEEAGVEHGEITTLEQQGIAFVSLQDPDDVNLELTAAL is encoded by the coding sequence ATGTCCGAGACACCCGACACCACCGCCACCACCCCGAAGGCCGTAGCGGACGTCCGCGGCCTCAGCCACGTCCGCCTCACGGTCACCGACATCGCGCGCAGCAAGGAGTTCTACTCGCGCCTCTTCGGCGCGGCCCCCGCTCTCGACCACAGCGACGAGGTCGACGACCCGTCGGTGCGTGCGGACCCGCAGCGCTTCTACGGCGGCTGCGTCTACGCCATCGGTGACCACCTCCTGGGCCTGCGTCCCGTCGCCGAGGCGGGCGACCGCTTCGACTCCACCCGCGTCGGCCTCGACCACGTCAGCTTCCAGGTCGGCTCGGTCTCGGACCTCGAGGACGCGGTCCGCCGACTCGAGGAGGCAGGCGTCGAGCACGGCGAGATCACCACGCTGGAGCAGCAGGGCATCGCCTTCGTCTCCCTGCAGGACCCCGACGACGTCAACCTAGAGCTCACCGCCGCCCTCTGA
- a CDS encoding class F sortase gives MTRRMPSRRPPGRHQSRQHRHARAGSPHPSFAGRAYLALALALLAVAVVLVGRYVAAPASAAVPVSVPVAVPVARGDVPPATASAPATPVPAGSRQARPTAVPAPTASGGAQKSTKAGKEKPAARSSRGALAAPVSIAISSVGITAPVGQVGLNRDGTIGVPTDPRQAAWYRLGSRPGNRGPAVIVGHLDSAVGPAAFYRLSEVRPGQTVTVTRADRSVARFTIDAVRSYRRDHFPTTTVYGPTDYAGLRLITCGGAYDHRTKSYESNTVVFARLARP, from the coding sequence ATGACCCGCCGGATGCCGTCACGCCGACCTCCCGGTCGCCACCAGTCCCGACAGCACCGTCACGCTCGGGCAGGGTCGCCGCATCCGTCGTTCGCGGGCCGGGCCTACCTCGCGCTGGCCCTGGCACTGCTGGCCGTCGCGGTCGTGCTCGTGGGTCGATACGTGGCGGCACCGGCATCCGCGGCGGTTCCTGTGTCGGTGCCCGTGGCAGTGCCGGTGGCGCGGGGAGACGTCCCGCCGGCGACAGCGTCCGCTCCGGCCACGCCCGTTCCGGCAGGGTCACGGCAGGCCAGGCCGACGGCCGTCCCAGCCCCGACGGCATCCGGGGGTGCGCAGAAGTCCACCAAAGCGGGGAAGGAGAAGCCAGCGGCACGCTCGAGCCGAGGGGCCCTGGCGGCGCCGGTCTCCATCGCGATCTCGAGCGTCGGCATCACGGCTCCCGTGGGCCAGGTCGGCCTCAACCGCGACGGCACCATCGGCGTCCCGACCGACCCACGCCAGGCAGCCTGGTACCGCCTGGGATCGAGGCCCGGCAACCGTGGGCCCGCGGTCATCGTGGGGCACCTAGACTCCGCCGTCGGTCCGGCGGCCTTCTACCGTCTCAGTGAGGTCCGGCCCGGGCAGACCGTGACGGTCACTCGGGCCGACCGATCAGTCGCGCGGTTCACGATCGACGCCGTGCGGTCGTACCGGCGGGACCACTTCCCCACCACAACGGTGTACGGCCCGACCGACTACGCCGGTCTTCGGCTCATCACCTGCGGCGGCGCCTACGACCACAGGACGAAGTCGTACGAGTCGAACACCGTCGTGTTCGCCAGGCTCGCGCGCCCCTGA
- a CDS encoding ferritin-like domain-containing protein, with protein sequence MFDSTFIRSAINRSAANPLDRRRFMRAAGLTSAGVGAATLLSAPGASAAPAAAVAADSGAVTDGAILNFALNLEYLEAEFYYRATTGNGLPDNLTTGTGSRGSVSGGKKVPFKTKAIRQYAEEIAKDEGQHVAFLRAALGKSAVARPTIDLNTSFTGAAVAAGLIKQGETFDPYANEQNFLLAAFIFEDVGVTAYKGAAPLVTNKTYLGAAAGILAAEAYHAGLIRTSLYNMGLQVPAGKISDARDSLDGSSDLDQGITVDGGSNIVPLDENGIAFGRTPGQVLNIVYLNPKSVTEGGFFPDGVNGTLNTSEGAGSMPSGGAATGGGGTAPTAGASERTDTGLLVGGAAAAVGAVAAAGAYQRHRTQAAGDPAVGSSGGVAGV encoded by the coding sequence ATGTTCGACTCCACGTTCATCCGCAGCGCGATCAACCGCAGCGCTGCGAACCCGCTCGACCGGCGCCGCTTCATGCGCGCCGCCGGCCTGACCTCGGCCGGGGTGGGTGCGGCCACGTTGCTGAGCGCGCCCGGTGCCTCCGCCGCCCCCGCGGCAGCGGTGGCGGCCGACAGCGGCGCCGTCACCGACGGCGCCATCCTCAACTTCGCACTCAACCTCGAGTACCTCGAGGCCGAGTTCTACTACCGCGCCACCACGGGCAACGGGCTGCCCGACAACCTGACGACCGGTACCGGAAGCCGGGGCAGCGTCTCCGGCGGCAAGAAGGTGCCCTTCAAGACCAAGGCCATCCGCCAGTACGCCGAGGAGATCGCCAAGGACGAAGGCCAGCACGTCGCCTTCCTCCGGGCGGCCCTTGGCAAGTCGGCCGTCGCCCGCCCCACGATCGACCTCAACACCAGTTTCACCGGTGCCGCGGTCGCCGCCGGGCTCATCAAGCAGGGCGAGACGTTCGACCCCTACGCGAACGAGCAGAACTTCCTGCTCGCGGCCTTCATCTTCGAGGACGTGGGCGTCACCGCCTACAAGGGCGCCGCTCCCCTGGTGACCAACAAGACCTACCTCGGCGCGGCTGCCGGCATCCTCGCCGCCGAGGCCTACCACGCGGGCCTGATCCGCACGAGCCTCTACAACATGGGCCTGCAGGTCCCGGCGGGCAAGATCTCCGACGCCCGCGACAGCCTCGACGGGTCGTCCGACCTCGACCAAGGCATCACGGTCGACGGTGGCTCGAACATCGTCCCCCTCGACGAGAACGGCATCGCCTTCGGCCGCACCCCGGGCCAGGTCCTCAACATCGTGTACCTGAACCCCAAGTCGGTCACCGAGGGCGGCTTCTTCCCGGACGGGGTCAACGGCACGCTCAACACCAGCGAGGGCGCCGGCTCCATGCCCTCCGGCGGCGCCGCGACCGGTGGCGGTGGCACCGCCCCCACCGCCGGCGCGTCGGAGCGTACAGACACCGGCCTGCTCGTCGGCGGGGCGGCCGCCGCGGTCGGGGCCGTCGCCGCCGCGGGTGCGTACCAGCGTCACCGCACCCAGGCCGCCGGTGACCCGGCCGTCGGCTCCAGCGGGGGCGTCGCCGGCGTCTAG
- a CDS encoding GNAT family N-acetyltransferase — translation MPPPPLTPSDGTDRLTEVEAYYDRVPRATATAESHGPFTLFVADEDSGFGFYARPTLGGTAGFTPDDVTAVLATQRSRDLPRAIEWVDEVTPDLLPAARAAGHEPHRYPLLVLAGDADVEPDPRARVLAPAEPHLALAVGAVHAGFTGTDDVQRGDPGSRPRLMEQGDLVVVASFEGGRLRGAGSASPRGAVAELMGIAVPPGHRHRGHGTAITRSLVAACRERGVATVFLTAGSDAAADIYRRIGFVDVATACILTVDD, via the coding sequence GTGCCGCCACCGCCCCTCACACCGTCCGACGGCACCGACCGCCTGACCGAGGTGGAGGCGTACTACGACCGGGTGCCCCGGGCGACCGCCACCGCCGAGTCGCACGGACCGTTCACCCTCTTCGTCGCCGACGAGGACAGCGGCTTCGGGTTCTACGCCCGGCCGACGCTCGGCGGCACGGCCGGCTTCACGCCTGACGACGTCACCGCGGTACTGGCGACGCAGCGCAGTCGAGACCTGCCGCGGGCCATCGAGTGGGTGGACGAGGTCACCCCCGACCTGCTCCCTGCGGCGCGCGCCGCGGGGCACGAACCACACCGCTACCCGCTGCTGGTGCTGGCCGGCGACGCCGACGTCGAGCCCGACCCCCGCGCCCGGGTGCTGGCCCCCGCCGAGCCACACCTCGCGCTCGCCGTCGGCGCCGTGCACGCGGGCTTCACCGGGACCGACGACGTGCAGCGGGGCGACCCAGGGTCACGACCGCGCCTCATGGAACAGGGTGACCTCGTCGTCGTGGCCTCCTTCGAGGGCGGGCGCCTCCGCGGCGCGGGCTCGGCCTCCCCGCGGGGTGCCGTGGCCGAGCTCATGGGCATCGCGGTCCCTCCCGGTCACCGGCACCGCGGGCACGGCACCGCCATCACCCGCTCGCTCGTCGCCGCCTGCCGCGAGCGTGGGGTGGCGACGGTCTTCCTCACCGCCGGCTCCGACGCGGCCGCCGACATCTACCGCCGCATCGGCTTCGTCGACGTGGCCACCGCCTGCATCCTCACCGTCGACGACTGA
- a CDS encoding class I SAM-dependent DNA methyltransferase: MTSSDLWDEATASRYDDDSAMFSAEVLGPTVDVLAELAGDGAALEFALGTGRVAVPLLDRGVPVTGIELSQPMVDVLRTKVDAGRLPVTVGDMATTRVPGQFSLVYLVFNTLGNLRTQAEQVACFRNAARHLAPGGHFVIELWVPGIRQMPPGQTAVPFEVSPEHTGFDTYDLVTQQGTSHHYTRVDGETYRYGTTNFRYVWPAECDLMAQLAGLEPAARWADWSRAEFTADSPSHVSVWRMPVSGVVGDG; this comes from the coding sequence GTGACCTCGAGCGACCTGTGGGACGAGGCGACGGCGAGTCGCTACGACGACGACTCCGCCATGTTCTCGGCGGAGGTGCTGGGGCCGACAGTCGATGTCCTCGCCGAGTTGGCGGGTGACGGTGCCGCGCTCGAGTTTGCCCTCGGCACAGGCCGGGTGGCCGTCCCGCTGCTGGACCGCGGGGTGCCCGTGACGGGCATCGAGCTGTCGCAGCCGATGGTCGACGTGCTGCGCACCAAGGTCGACGCCGGCCGGCTTCCGGTGACGGTGGGCGACATGGCGACGACGCGGGTGCCCGGGCAGTTCTCGCTGGTCTACCTCGTCTTCAACACGCTCGGCAACCTACGCACCCAGGCCGAGCAGGTGGCGTGCTTTCGCAACGCCGCACGGCACCTCGCCCCCGGCGGCCATTTCGTCATCGAGCTGTGGGTGCCCGGCATCCGCCAGATGCCGCCGGGGCAGACGGCGGTGCCCTTCGAGGTGTCGCCGGAGCACACCGGCTTCGACACCTACGACCTCGTCACGCAGCAGGGCACGTCGCACCACTACACACGCGTCGACGGCGAGACCTACCGTTACGGCACGACGAACTTCCGCTACGTGTGGCCGGCGGAGTGCGACCTCATGGCGCAGCTGGCCGGGCTCGAGCCCGCGGCTCGGTGGGCGGACTGGTCGCGGGCCGAGTTCACGGCCGACAGCCCCAGTCACGTGTCGGTGTGGCGGATGCCGGTGAGCGGCGTGGTCGGGGACGGCTGA
- a CDS encoding YciI family protein gives MQFLMLVCGEPEGTTTAVTEDDREAAPDVEQWWQSANDEGTYVMGERLRPATEAVTVRVRAGQVLRTDGPFAEVNEIVYGFDVLECDSMDEAVRIASGHPMAYAGVIEVRAMWPFDGGE, from the coding sequence ATGCAGTTCTTGATGCTGGTGTGTGGAGAGCCCGAGGGCACGACGACGGCGGTGACGGAGGACGACCGCGAGGCGGCACCCGACGTGGAGCAGTGGTGGCAGTCGGCCAACGACGAGGGCACGTACGTCATGGGGGAGCGGCTGCGGCCGGCGACCGAGGCCGTGACGGTGCGGGTGCGGGCGGGGCAGGTGCTGCGCACGGACGGTCCCTTCGCCGAGGTGAACGAGATCGTCTACGGCTTCGACGTGCTCGAGTGCGACTCGATGGACGAGGCGGTGCGGATCGCCTCCGGCCACCCGATGGCCTACGCCGGGGTCATCGAGGTGCGTGCGATGTGGCCGTTCGACGGCGGTGAGTGA
- a CDS encoding RNA polymerase sigma factor, giving the protein MAIVASLIRLTGDWDLAEDCVHDAAERALTTWPRDGVPGNPAAWLTTAARRRALDVLRRRGREASALREVVATEAVGVGVGGDAGGGYFDDRLRLLFACCHPSLSLQDRVALTLKTVCGLSTRDIARLFVVGEATMGQRLLRTRRQAAREALAFAVPPADQVDDRVDGVLAVIYLVFTEGYAVGGEGLRDELADEALVLAQLATWLLPQHAEAHALRALVLLQHARRPARVDADGELVPLDEQDRTLWDRSLIAAGVESLRQARGLVVDGVVGPYRVQAEIAALHSTAPSFDMVDWDAVVGWYDGLLEATGSPSVELNHVVAIAMRDGADAGLVALDASSDACRAMPDAAAVRAGLLRRAGLIADTSAP; this is encoded by the coding sequence GTGGCGATCGTCGCCTCGCTCATCCGGCTGACGGGCGACTGGGACCTCGCGGAAGACTGCGTGCACGACGCCGCCGAGCGTGCGCTGACGACGTGGCCGCGCGACGGCGTACCCGGCAACCCGGCGGCGTGGCTGACGACGGCGGCCCGCCGCCGGGCGCTCGACGTGCTGCGCCGGCGGGGGCGGGAGGCGTCGGCGCTGCGCGAGGTCGTGGCGACGGAGGCGGTGGGTGTCGGCGTTGGCGGCGATGCGGGGGGCGGCTACTTCGACGACCGGCTGCGGCTGCTCTTCGCGTGCTGCCACCCGTCGCTGTCGCTGCAGGACCGGGTGGCACTGACGCTCAAGACGGTGTGCGGTCTGTCGACGCGTGACATCGCCCGGCTGTTCGTGGTGGGCGAGGCGACGATGGGGCAGCGGCTCCTGCGGACGCGCAGGCAAGCGGCGCGAGAGGCGTTGGCCTTCGCGGTGCCGCCCGCCGATCAGGTCGACGACCGGGTGGACGGGGTGCTGGCCGTGATCTACCTCGTCTTCACTGAGGGCTACGCCGTGGGAGGCGAGGGGCTGCGTGACGAGCTCGCCGACGAGGCCCTGGTGCTGGCCCAGCTCGCGACGTGGCTGCTGCCGCAGCACGCCGAGGCGCACGCACTGCGGGCGCTGGTGCTGCTGCAGCACGCCCGCCGGCCGGCCCGCGTGGATGCTGACGGCGAGCTGGTGCCGCTGGACGAGCAGGACCGGACGCTGTGGGACCGCTCGCTGATCGCGGCTGGGGTGGAGTCGCTGCGGCAGGCGCGGGGGTTGGTGGTCGACGGGGTGGTCGGGCCGTACCGGGTGCAGGCAGAGATCGCGGCATTGCACAGCACGGCACCGTCGTTCGACATGGTCGACTGGGACGCGGTGGTCGGCTGGTACGACGGGCTGCTCGAGGCAACCGGGTCACCGTCGGTCGAGCTGAATCACGTGGTGGCCATCGCCATGCGCGACGGCGCTGACGCCGGGCTCGTGGCCCTCGATGCGTCATCTGACGCGTGTCGAGCGATGCCCGACGCAGCCGCGGTGCGCGCCGGCCTGCTGCGGCGCGCGGGGCTCATCGCCGATACAAGTGCGCCCTAG
- a CDS encoding cation diffusion facilitator family transporter → MTNAEPAAGTPDRAPAVRDLSRYAYLSIAAALVTITLKFFAWRITGSVGLLSDAAESVVNLVAAVAVLIALRVAAMPADKNHHFGHTKAEYFSAAIEGMMIFAAAVVIVYTAVERFLNPQPIENVGVGLAISVVASVVNGVVGWLLIRAGRRYRSLTLTADGKHLMTDVWTSAGVVVGVIAVALTGIERLDPVIAFLVGLNIIWTGWSLVRESSEGLMDIALSKEENAALAAVLTRFVSPDVHFHALRTRVSGHHRFAEVHVLVPGAWTVQQGHDLVEEVEDAVREEFADLTLTCHLEPAEDPRAYGDYPAEFPVPTHDQIVATRGAEGASSTGPS, encoded by the coding sequence GTGACGAACGCTGAACCCGCTGCTGGCACCCCCGACCGCGCACCTGCGGTGCGCGACCTCAGTCGCTACGCGTACCTCTCGATCGCGGCGGCCCTCGTCACGATCACACTCAAGTTCTTCGCGTGGCGCATCACCGGGTCGGTGGGTCTGCTGTCGGATGCCGCGGAGTCGGTCGTCAACCTCGTGGCCGCCGTCGCCGTGCTCATCGCGCTGCGCGTCGCGGCCATGCCGGCCGACAAGAACCACCACTTCGGCCACACCAAGGCGGAGTACTTCTCGGCCGCCATCGAGGGGATGATGATCTTCGCCGCGGCGGTGGTCATCGTCTACACGGCGGTCGAACGCTTCCTCAACCCGCAGCCGATCGAGAACGTCGGGGTGGGTCTTGCGATCTCGGTCGTCGCGTCCGTCGTCAACGGCGTGGTGGGTTGGTTGTTGATCCGCGCGGGGCGGCGGTACCGCTCGCTCACCCTGACGGCCGACGGCAAGCACCTCATGACCGATGTATGGACCTCCGCCGGCGTCGTCGTCGGCGTCATCGCGGTGGCGCTCACCGGCATCGAGCGGCTCGACCCGGTCATCGCCTTCCTCGTCGGGCTCAACATCATCTGGACCGGGTGGTCGCTGGTGCGCGAGTCGTCGGAGGGCCTGATGGACATCGCGCTGTCGAAGGAGGAGAACGCTGCGCTGGCAGCGGTGTTGACGCGGTTCGTGTCGCCGGACGTGCACTTCCACGCCCTGCGGACCAGGGTGTCGGGCCACCACCGCTTCGCCGAGGTGCACGTGCTCGTGCCCGGCGCCTGGACGGTGCAGCAGGGTCACGACCTCGTCGAGGAGGTCGAGGACGCGGTGCGCGAGGAGTTCGCCGACCTCACGCTGACGTGCCACCTCGAGCCGGCCGAGGACCCTCGTGCGTATGGCGACTACCCGGCCGAGTTCCCCGTGCCGACGCACGACCAGATCGTGGCGACGCGTGGTGCTGAGGGGGCTAGCTCGACCGGTCCGTCATAG